The Corticium candelabrum chromosome 18, ooCorCand1.1, whole genome shotgun sequence genome includes a region encoding these proteins:
- the LOC134194154 gene encoding receptor tyrosine-protein kinase erbB-4-like isoform X2, whose product MEWSKKEVFSTILDMAKDGYEASSWFDSCCFVALRNQNDKKIMQAWIYNDTDNEIRLLELPSIIPRSLMSFVSVNKTSAILFGGRNSNSVLNATFDDAWIIQLQPMFKWKQADGDVAHSVRPSARFNHAATVMQSKMYVFGGMNASEECLNDVWVFDVNTERWSELTADNIGPNFSNSSECYCSAASTPGQLLITVESIDLDTSSGFAYNIERFQTWLFIVQAKTWHLIAETKFVDISKHKTSLPKSFFWRGFLLMLDTLKRRIFYLTVRCPAGFTSSNISEISCHFCKKGYYRETIASDPECVQCPNGVTTISTGARNIEECSMCSIDRCKYGKCVPDFNEGSMRPACQCFVGFTGSTCQYPTYWLIGAGIILVVALVSSGATAYLLLLNRKRKNERALQNEVTVLTNVWEIDEDEVMTGELIGSGASGSVYKAFYRNITVAVKKMVAVGFSKSVEDFETEIMFMRTVRHKNIVLFIGAGKLQPGDVPFLVMEYMERGSLRNVLYDLSIDINCKRKIKFAMDSARGMYFLHTLEPPRIHRDLKSDNLLVSKDWIVKVADFGLGRTVNGNFKRNDKQRIRRQIGSNPQHISLLHKREGLSFAGVGTARWRAPEFTLREPYGTAVDVYSFGIVLWEIWTRQLPFDQYSFDYEVTDAVVAKQRPVIPQDCPQPLASIMKYCWSPRPSDRLSFSQIISQLKCL is encoded by the exons ATGGAGTGGTCGAAAAAAGAGGTTTTCAGTACTATTCTGGATATGGCAAAGGACGGATACGAAGCTAGCTCCTGGTTTGATAGCTGTTGTTTTGTAGCACTTCGCAATCAAAAcgataaaaaaattatgcaagCGTGGATCTATAATGATACTGACAACGAAATAAGATTATTGGAATTGCCTTCAATAATTCCTCGCTCTTTGATGTCATTTGTTTCAGTTAATAAAACTTCTGCCATTCTTTTTGGTGGAAGAAATTCTAATTCAGTCTTAAATGCTACATTTGATGACGCATGGATAATTCAACTTCAACCAATGTTTAAGTGGAAACAAGCGGACGGAGACGTAGCTCATTCTGTTCGACCTAGCGCTCGTTTTAATCACGCAGCGACTGTAATGCAGTctaaaatgtatgtatttggcGGAATGAATGCTTCCGAAGAATGTCTAAATGATGTTTGGGTATTCGATGTTAACACAGAGAGATGGTCAGAACTGACAGCTGACAATATAGGACCTAATTTCTCAAACAGTTCAGAATGCTATTGTTCTGCCGCTTCAACACCAGGTCAACTGCTAATCACTGTAGAAAGTATAGACCTAGACACAAGTAGCGGTTTCGCATACAATATAGAGAGATTTCAAACGTGGCTGTTCATTGTACAGGCCAAAACGTGGCATCTTATAGCGGAAACCAAATTTGTAGACATTTCAAAACACAAAACTTCTTTACCAAAATCTTTCTTTTGGAGAGGATTTCTTCTCATGCTTGACACATTAAAAAGAAGGATCTTTTATTTAACAGTCAGATGTCCAGCTGGATTTACCTCATCTAACATATCAGAGATATCTTGTCATTTTTGTAAAAAGGGATATTACAGAGAGACGATAGCTTCTGATCCAGAATGCGTTCAATGTCCTAATGGTGTAACAACAATTAGCACAGGAGCTAGAAATATTGAAGAATGCAGCATGTGCAGTATAGATCGCTGCAAATATGGCAAGTGTGTACCAGATTTCAACGAAGGAAGTATGAGACCGGCCTGTCAATGCTTCGTTGGATTTACCGGTTCTACATGCCAATATCCTACCTATTGGTTGATAGGAGCAGGAATTATTCTAGTCGTGGCATTAGTTTCATCTGGTGCAACAGCTTATCTCTTACTGCTcaacagaaaaagaaagaacGAACGTGCTTTGCAAAATGAAGTGACAGTGTTGACGAACGTATGGGAAatagatgaagatgaagtgaTGACTGGAGAACTAATTGGATCTGGAGCTTCTGGATCCGTTTACAAAGCTTTCTACAGAAATATCACTGTAGCTGTAAAGAAGATGGTGGCTGTAGGTTTTTCCAAATCTGTAGAAGACTTCGAAACGGAGATAATGTTTATGAGAACTGTAAGACACAAGAATATCGTTCTCTTTATTGGTGCGGGAAAGTTACAACCTGGAGACGTTCCTTTCCTTGTCATGGAATACATGGAACGTGGATCTTTAAGAAATGTACTATACGATTTAtcgattgatatcaactgtaaGCGTAAGATAAAATTTGCCATGGATTCAGCAAGAGGTATGTATTTTCTTCACACGTTAGAACCGCCTCGAATACATCGAGATCTGAAAAGCGATAATCTACTTGTAAGCAAAGACTGGATTGTTAAAGTGGCTGATTTCGGTTTAGGGAGAACCGTCAACGGTAACTTTAAACGAAACGATAAACAGCGGATTAGACGCCAGATTGGCTCAAATCCCCAGCATATTTCTCTGCTTCACAAGCGAGAAGGTTTATCTTTCGCCGGTGTTGGAACTGCAAGATGGCGAGCTCCAGAATTTACTCTTCGAGAGCCATACGGTACCGCAGTTGACGTTTACAG ttttggaattgtgttGTGGGAAATCTGGACAAGACAGCTTCCATTCGATCAATACAGTTTCGATTACGAAGTGACCGACGCTGTGGTTGCAAAGCAAAGACCTGTAATTCCTCAAGATTGTCCACAGCCGTTAGCAAGCATTATGAAATACTGTTGGTCACCCAGACCATCAGACAGACTTTCATTCAGTCAAATTATTTCGCAACTTAAATGTCTATAG
- the LOC134194154 gene encoding uncharacterized protein LOC134194154 isoform X1, with translation MEWSKKEVFSTILDMAKDGYEASSWFDSCCFVALRNQNDKKIMQAWIYNDTDNEIRLLELPSIIPRSLMSFVSVNKTSAILFGGRNSNSVLNATFDDAWIIQLQPMFKWKQADGDVAHSVRPSARFNHAATVMQSKMYVFGGMNASEECLNDVWVFDVNTERWSELTADNIGPNFSNSSECYCSAASTPGQLLITVESIDLDTSSGFAYNIERFQTWLFIVQAKTWHLIAETKFVDISKHKTSLPKSFFWRGFLLMLDTLKRRIFYLTVRCPAGFTSSNISEISCHFCKKGYYRETIASDPECVQCPNGVTTISTGARNIEECSMCSIDRCKYGKCVPDFNEGSMRPACQCFVGFTGSTCQYPTYWLIGAGIILVVALVSSGATAYLLLLNRKRKNERALQNEVTVLTNVWEIDEDEVMTGELIGSGASGSVYKAFYRNITVAVKKMVAVGFSKSVEDFETEIMFMRTVRHKNIVLFIGAGKLQPGDVPFLVMEYMERGSLRNVLYDLSIDINCKRKIKFAMDSARGMYFLHTLEPPRIHRDLKSDNLLVSKDWIVKVADFGLGRTVNGNFKRNDKQRIRRQIGSNPQHISLLHKREGLSFAGVGTARWRAPEFTLREPYGTAVDVYRLLFWNCVVGNLDKTASIRSIQFRLRSDRRCGCKAKTCNSSRLSTAVSKHYEILLVTQTIRQTFIQSNYFAT, from the exons ATGGAGTGGTCGAAAAAAGAGGTTTTCAGTACTATTCTGGATATGGCAAAGGACGGATACGAAGCTAGCTCCTGGTTTGATAGCTGTTGTTTTGTAGCACTTCGCAATCAAAAcgataaaaaaattatgcaagCGTGGATCTATAATGATACTGACAACGAAATAAGATTATTGGAATTGCCTTCAATAATTCCTCGCTCTTTGATGTCATTTGTTTCAGTTAATAAAACTTCTGCCATTCTTTTTGGTGGAAGAAATTCTAATTCAGTCTTAAATGCTACATTTGATGACGCATGGATAATTCAACTTCAACCAATGTTTAAGTGGAAACAAGCGGACGGAGACGTAGCTCATTCTGTTCGACCTAGCGCTCGTTTTAATCACGCAGCGACTGTAATGCAGTctaaaatgtatgtatttggcGGAATGAATGCTTCCGAAGAATGTCTAAATGATGTTTGGGTATTCGATGTTAACACAGAGAGATGGTCAGAACTGACAGCTGACAATATAGGACCTAATTTCTCAAACAGTTCAGAATGCTATTGTTCTGCCGCTTCAACACCAGGTCAACTGCTAATCACTGTAGAAAGTATAGACCTAGACACAAGTAGCGGTTTCGCATACAATATAGAGAGATTTCAAACGTGGCTGTTCATTGTACAGGCCAAAACGTGGCATCTTATAGCGGAAACCAAATTTGTAGACATTTCAAAACACAAAACTTCTTTACCAAAATCTTTCTTTTGGAGAGGATTTCTTCTCATGCTTGACACATTAAAAAGAAGGATCTTTTATTTAACAGTCAGATGTCCAGCTGGATTTACCTCATCTAACATATCAGAGATATCTTGTCATTTTTGTAAAAAGGGATATTACAGAGAGACGATAGCTTCTGATCCAGAATGCGTTCAATGTCCTAATGGTGTAACAACAATTAGCACAGGAGCTAGAAATATTGAAGAATGCAGCATGTGCAGTATAGATCGCTGCAAATATGGCAAGTGTGTACCAGATTTCAACGAAGGAAGTATGAGACCGGCCTGTCAATGCTTCGTTGGATTTACCGGTTCTACATGCCAATATCCTACCTATTGGTTGATAGGAGCAGGAATTATTCTAGTCGTGGCATTAGTTTCATCTGGTGCAACAGCTTATCTCTTACTGCTcaacagaaaaagaaagaacGAACGTGCTTTGCAAAATGAAGTGACAGTGTTGACGAACGTATGGGAAatagatgaagatgaagtgaTGACTGGAGAACTAATTGGATCTGGAGCTTCTGGATCCGTTTACAAAGCTTTCTACAGAAATATCACTGTAGCTGTAAAGAAGATGGTGGCTGTAGGTTTTTCCAAATCTGTAGAAGACTTCGAAACGGAGATAATGTTTATGAGAACTGTAAGACACAAGAATATCGTTCTCTTTATTGGTGCGGGAAAGTTACAACCTGGAGACGTTCCTTTCCTTGTCATGGAATACATGGAACGTGGATCTTTAAGAAATGTACTATACGATTTAtcgattgatatcaactgtaaGCGTAAGATAAAATTTGCCATGGATTCAGCAAGAGGTATGTATTTTCTTCACACGTTAGAACCGCCTCGAATACATCGAGATCTGAAAAGCGATAATCTACTTGTAAGCAAAGACTGGATTGTTAAAGTGGCTGATTTCGGTTTAGGGAGAACCGTCAACGGTAACTTTAAACGAAACGATAAACAGCGGATTAGACGCCAGATTGGCTCAAATCCCCAGCATATTTCTCTGCTTCACAAGCGAGAAGGTTTATCTTTCGCCGGTGTTGGAACTGCAAGATGGCGAGCTCCAGAATTTACTCTTCGAGAGCCATACGGTACCGCAGTTGACGTTTACAGGTTACTG ttttggaattgtgttGTGGGAAATCTGGACAAGACAGCTTCCATTCGATCAATACAGTTTCGATTACGAAGTGACCGACGCTGTGGTTGCAAAGCAAAGACCTGTAATTCCTCAAGATTGTCCACAGCCGTTAGCAAGCATTATGAAATACTGTTGGTCACCCAGACCATCAGACAGACTTTCATTCAGTCAAATTATTTCGCAACTTAA
- the LOC134194355 gene encoding NT-3 growth factor receptor-like has translation MSFVAVNETTAIVFGGETFINNSNAAALNETWIMHLRPMLQWRQATGDTAYSVRPSARFNHAVVIMESKMYVFGGKDASKTCLNDLWVFDVTKERWSELRADNRGPNLSNASVCEYSAASTPGQLLVTVKYVYTPYASHSYKKDRLETWMFIVHVKMWYLIAPFKVNQYSKHLINGMLLKSFYWKRFLIMYDILDIDIRYLAVRCPAGFSSSNISERPCHFCRQGFYRETLFANPDCVQCPNGLTTVNIGARKISECSLCDVDRCKYGKNSERAWRDEVTVLTNAWQIDEDEVTSGELLGSGASGSVYKAFYRNITVAVKKMVAVGFPKSIEDFETEIMFMRSVRHKNIVLFIGAGKSQPGDVPFLVMEYMERGSLRNVLYDLSIDIDYERKLSFAMDSARGMHFLHTLEPPRIHRDLKSDNLLVSRDWIVKVADFGLGRAVNVNTRRINGQRIKWRYRSDPQHISLLPKRDGLSYVGVGTARWRAPELTLREPYDTAVDVYSFGIVLWEVWTRLLPFGQYRFDYQVTDAVIANERPVIPRDFPQPLTMIIKNCWSPRPSDRPSFGQVILQLESLESI, from the exons ATGTCATTTGTTGCAGTCAATGAAACTACAGCTATCGTTTTTGGCGGAGAGACTTTTATTAACAATTCAAATGCTGCTGCCTTAAATGAAACATGGATAATGCACCTTCGCCCAATGCTACAGTGGAGACAAGCTACCGGAGATACAGCCTATTCTGTTCGACCTAGCGCACGCTTTAATCACGCTGTGGTCATAATGGAGTctaaaatgtatgtatttggtGGAAAAGATGCTTCAAAAACATGTCTAAATGATCTCTGGGTGTTTGATGTTACCAAAGAAAGATGGTCAGAATTGAGAGCTGACAATAGAGGACCTAATCTTTCGAATGCTTCTGTATGTGAATATTCTGCCGCTTCAACACCAGGTCAACTATTAGTCACTGTAAAGTATGTGTACACCCCATATGCAAGTCACAGTTACAAAAAGGACCGACTAGAAACATGGATGTTTATTGTACACGTCAAAATGTGGTACCTTATTGCACCTTTTAAAGTCAACCAATATTCAAAACATTTGATCAACGGAATGTTACTAAAATCCTTTTATTGGAAAAGATTTCTTATCATGTATGACATTTTGGACATTGATATCAGATATTTAGCAGTCAGATGTCCAGCTGGATTTTCCTCTTCTAATATTTCTGAGCGACCTTGTCATTTTTGTAGACAAGGATTTTACAGagagacactgtttgctaatCCAGATTGTGTCCAGTGTCCAAACGGTTTAACGACCGTTAACATTGGAGCTCGCAAAATCTCAGAGTGCAGTCTGTGCGATGTCGATCGTTGCAAATACGGCAA GAATAGCGAGCGTGCTTGGCGAGATGAAGTAACAGTGTTAACCAATGCATGGCAAatagatgaagatgaagtaACGTCAGGAGAACTACTTGGATCTGGTGCATCTGGGTCTGTCTACAAAGCTTTCTACAGAAATATCACTGTAGCTGTAAAGAAAATGGTGGCTGTCGGTTTTCCCAAGTCTATAGAAGACTTCGAAACAGAAATAATGTTTATGAGATCAGTAAGACACAAGAATATCGTTCTCTTCATCGGTGCAGGAAAGTCACAACCTGGAGACGTTCCTTTTCTTGTCATGGAATATATGGAGCGAGGATCTCTAAGAAATGTACTATACGATTTATCGATTGATATCGACTATGAACGTAAGCTATCATTTGCCATGGACTCAGCAAGAGGTATGCATTTTCTTCACACATTGGAACCGCCTCGAATACATCGAGATCTGAAAAGCGATAATCTTCTGGTAAGCAGAGACTGGATTGTTAAAGTGGCTGATTTCGGTTTAGGTAGGGCTGTTAACGTTAACACCAGAAGAATCAACGGGCAACGGATTAAGTGGCGATATCGCTCAGATCCCCAACATATTTCTCTACTTCCAAAACGAGATGGCTTGTCTTATGTAGGTGTTGGAACCGCGAGATGGCGAGCTCCAGAATTGACTCTTCGAGAACCATACGATACCGCAGTAGACGTTTACAG ttttggaattgtgctGTGGGAAGTCTGGACAAGACTACTTCCATTCGGTCAATACAGATTCGATTATCAAGTCACCGACGCCGTCATCGCTAACGAAAGACCTGTGATTCCTCGAGATTTTCCACAGCCGTTAACCATGATTATAAAGAACTGCTGGTCACCCAGACCATCAGACAGACCTTCATTCGGTCAAGTTATTTTGCAACTTGAATCTCTCGAGAGCATCTAA